The Pseudomonas fulva 12-X sequence TCGGCGGGCTGGCCCTGGCCATTCGCCTGCAGAGTGCGGGCATCCAGACCACCCTCCTGGAAAAACGCGACCAGCCCGGCGGCCGCGCCTATGTGTACCGCGACCAGGGCTTCACCTTCGATGCCGGCCCCACGGTGATCACCGATCCCAGCGCCATCGAAGAACTGTACGCCCTCAGCGGCCGCAAGCTCGCCGATTACGTCGAGATGCTGCCGGTCACGCCGTTCTACCGCCTGTGCTGGGAAGACGGCACGCAATTCGACTATGCCAACGACCAGGCCGAACTGGACCGCCAGATCGCCGCCCTGAACCCGGCGGACGTGGCCGGCTACCAGCGCTTCCTCGCCTACTCCAAGGCCGTGTTCAAGGAAGGCTACCTGAAGCTCGGCGCCGTGCCTTTCCTGTCGGTTGGCGACATGCTCAAGGTCGGCCCGCAACTGGCCCGCCTGCAGGCGTGGCGCAGCGTGTACTCGATGGTGTCGAGCTTCGTCGAGCACGACAAACTGCGCCAGGCGTTCTCCTTCCACTCGCTGCTGGTGGGAGGCAACCCGTTCGCCACTTCGTCGATCTATACGCTGATTCACGCCCTGGAACGCGAATGGGGTGTGTGGTTTCCCAAGGGCGGCACCGGCGCGCTGGTACGCGGCATGGTCAAGCTGTTCGAGGATCTGGGCGGCAAGCTGGAGCTCAATGCCGACGTGGTGGCCATTGACACCGAAGGCAATCGCGCCACTGGCGTTCGCCTGCAGGATGGCCGGCACTTCAACGCCGACAGCGTGGCTTCCAATGGCGACGTGGTGCACACCTACGACAAGCTGCTGGCCGGCCACTCGCGCGGTCGCCAGGAAGGCAAACGCCTGAAGGGCAAGCGCTTCAGCAACTCGCTGTTCGTGATCCATTTCGGCCTCAAGCGCCCGCAACCCCAATTGCAGCACCACACGGTGTGCTTTGGGCCGCGCTACCGCGAGCTGATCG is a genomic window containing:
- a CDS encoding phytoene desaturase produces the protein MSQAKTAIVIGAGFGGLALAIRLQSAGIQTTLLEKRDQPGGRAYVYRDQGFTFDAGPTVITDPSAIEELYALSGRKLADYVEMLPVTPFYRLCWEDGTQFDYANDQAELDRQIAALNPADVAGYQRFLAYSKAVFKEGYLKLGAVPFLSVGDMLKVGPQLARLQAWRSVYSMVSSFVEHDKLRQAFSFHSLLVGGNPFATSSIYTLIHALEREWGVWFPKGGTGALVRGMVKLFEDLGGKLELNADVVAIDTEGNRATGVRLQDGRHFNADSVASNGDVVHTYDKLLAGHSRGRQEGKRLKGKRFSNSLFVIHFGLKRPQPQLQHHTVCFGPRYRELIEEIFKGQTLAEDFSLYLHAPCVTDPSLAPEGCSSHYVLSPVPHLGNAPIDWSVEGPRYRDRILAYLEEHYMPGLREDLVTCRIFTPDDFRDELYAYQGSAFSLEPVLQQSAWFRPHNRDAQLSNVYLVGAGTHPGAGVPGVIGSAKATASLMLEDLTA